From Roseofilum reptotaenium CS-1145:
GATTTTGCTATCTTTTATGATGGAGTTAATGATGTTGCTGCTGCTTGTCTGGCTGGACTAAGAGCAAACGATCATTATAATGCTTCAATCTATAGGGAACGAATAGAAAAGGGAAGAAAATCCCTGAAAAATGATACTTTAAAGCTATATTTAAACGGTAGTGAATTTGTGCAAGCTCTAGATTGGGCTTTGTTCTTTGGCACTAGAAACTTAGCGGCAAAAATTAATCAAAAGATATTTAATCGGTCAACAGTGGAAAGTTCTGTTGATGATTTCTATGTGTGTGATAACTCTTCGGAGCGGGCTCAAAGGGTTGCGGAGTCACTAGTTAATCATTGGGAAATAGCCCAGAAGATAGCAGAGGACTACGACATCGATTTTTTGGCGATCTTGCAGCCAGTTGCTCACGTTGGCAGCGCAAATTTAACTCAGATAACCTTTAATGAATTGCAGCAGGAAGAGGCATTGCAGTACAGAACAGTGTATCCCCTGATTAAAGAGATCATGCAAAAGCGTGGACATAAGTGGATAGTAGATTACACAGAGATGTTTTCCCGTGATGAGTACATCTACATTGATTTTTGCCATGTGTCTCCCAATGGTAACCTGATAATAGCGGAGCAGATTTATAAAGATATTAAGTCTTATCTGGAATAAGCTTGAATAGAACGGGAGTAGGGATAAAGGAAATGGATGAAAAATCAAGAGGGTTGCTAAGAGGTATGAAAGAATCGAAAAACATGGTACTTTGTGATAAGAAAAAGTAAAGAATACGGGTTGGGAGAAAATGAAAAGACAAGTAATTGTTACAGGAGCAGCAGGTTATTTGGGTTCTGTCATCTGCGAACATCTGCTAGATGCTGGCTACAAAGTAAGCGCAATTGATAACTTGGCTTATGGAAAAAATTCTCTTTTTCATCTTTGTGCTAATCCGGACTTTGATTTTGTTCGAGGCGATGCACGAGATGAAGAAGTTATGCAGGGTCTGATTAAAGAAGCAGATGTCATCATCCCCCTAGCTGCCGTCGTCGGAGCCCCCGCGTGCAAGCGCGATCCCTGGCTAGCCAAATCAACTAATCTGGAAGCCATACAATTAATTAACCGCTTGCGGAGTCCCGAGCAGTTAGTTGTGTATCCAACTACCAACAGCGGTTATGGAACCCAATCTGGCGAAACGTATTGCACCGAAGAGACTCCTCTGGAACCGATATCTCTGTATGGGCAAACGAAAGTGCAAGCGGAACAGGAAGTGCTTGATAGTCCCAATGCAATTACTTTACGCCTTGCTACAGTATTTGGCATGTCTCCCCGAATGCGTTTGGATTTACTTGTAAACCACTTTACCTATGCAGCGGTGACCGATGGCTATATTGTCCTTTTTGAAAAAGACTTCAAGCGGAACTATATCCATATCCGAGATGTAGCGGATTGCATGATTCACTGCATCAACAATTCAGAGAAGATGGTTGGCCGTCCCTACAATGCAGGACTGGATGCAGCTAACCTATCGAAGGAAGAGTTGGCGCTGAAGGTTAAAGAGTATGTGCCAAACTTTTACCTTCATTTTGCTCCCATTGGTACCGACCCAGACAAGCGTAACTATATTGTGTCCAATCAACGATTGCGTGAGGCTGGTTTTGAGGCGAAGCGATCGCTTGATGAAGGTATCCAAGAATTGCTCAAAGGCTATCGCATGATGGGCCGAATGCCGTTCAAGAATATTTAAACTTCTCACTGATGACAGTACCTGAACTTGCAGAAACTCAAGCAGTTATATTGGCTGGAGGCTTAGGAACGCGTTTACGATCTGTCGTTTCAGATCGCCCCAAAGTCCTGGCTAAAGTTGGAGATCGGCCTTTCATGGTCTACCTATTGGAGCAGTTGAGTGCGGCTGGAGTTCAGAAAGTTATATTATGTACTGGATACTTAGGCGATCAGGTACAAACCACCTTTGAAACCAGCTCTCATCAGCTCGATCTGATCTATTCTCAGGAACTCTCCCCATTGGGAACGGGAGGAGCATTGAGACTGGCCCTGGACTATATCCAATCTGATTCGGTGTTAGTGATGAATGGTGATTCTTTTTGCGAGATTAGTATTGGCGAGTTTTGGCTCTCTCATGCCGATCGCCAAACCGATGTCACAATTGCGTTAACTCAGGTCTCAGACACCAGTCGCTACGGTCGCGTTGAAGTTGATAGTGCGGGAAAAATCCTCAATTTTGCCGAAAAAGGGAATAGCACGAGTGTAGGTTGGATTAATGCTGGTATTTATTTGATCAAGCGAGAATTAATATCAGAGATTCCGAGGGATCAGGTTATTTCTTTAGAACAGGAAATCTTACCCAACTGGATCGAGCATAAATCAGTCTATAGCTACCCAACTCAGGGGAAGTTTATCGATATTGGAACCCCAACTAGTTATGCTCTAGCACAGTCATTTTTGGGGGAGGAACCGTAGCGATGAAACCAAAACCTTTTGTCTTGCTAGACCGGGATGGAACAATAATCAGGGAGTGTCACTACCTTTCTGACCCCAATTTAGTAGAATTACTTCCTAGTGCAGCCGAAGGAATGCGGAAAATGCAAGAAATGGGATTGGGGATAGCAGCCATCACTAATCAATCAGCAATTGGTCGAGGGTACTTCAATCTAAGCCGTTTGGCAGAAATTCATCAACGATTATCTGCACTATTAGCAGCAGAAGGGGTCCACTTAGATGGTATCTACTTTTGTCCCCACCGGCCGGATGAAACCTGTCAATGTCGCAAACCCAAAACGGGTATGGTAGAACGAGCAGCAGAAGAGCTGAATTTTGATCTTCCATCGAGTTATGTTATCGGTGATAAACCTTGCGATATCGAATTAGGAAATAATATAGGCGCTACCACGTTTCTCGTCCGTACTGGTTACGGCTCTAAATTTGCTAGAGATGGAATGGTTAACTGTAATTATGTGGTGGACAACTTGTTAGAAGCGGCAACAATAATTGAAGAAAAACTTATCCTAGAGAAGAGGAAAATGGTCGATGCCCCTAGAAGTTGAAGAGCAAAAGGAACGAATACGAAACCATCTGCTCGGTAGTATTTGGGTCAAACAACAAGTTGTTGAACAATGCCTGGACTCGATTTTAATTGCAGCCGATCTAATCACTCATACCTTTAGACTAGGTGGCAAGTTATTACTATGTGGTAATGGAGGGAGTGCGGCGGATTGCCAACACATGGCATCAGAACTGGTGAGTCGCTTAACCAAAGCCTTTGAGCGCCCTGGACTGCCAGCGATCGCCTTAACAACCGATACCTCCTACTTAACCGCTTTTACAAACGATTGCGGTTATGAAGGCGTGTTTGAGCGGCAAGTTCAAGCATTAGGGAAACCCCAAGATACCCTCATCGGAATTAGTACCAGTGGCAATTCCCCAAACATTATTAGGGCTATTACAAAAGCCAATGAGCGAGAGATCCTAACCATTGCCTTAACCGGTAATAAAGGTGGACAACTTTTAGGAATTGCCCGGCAATCCATTGTAGTCCCCAGCACAGATACCCAATATATTCAAGAATCTCATCTGGCGATCGAACATATCCTCTGCGACCTAGTCGAACAGCAATTATTTGGCTAGGTAGAGAGTAACATATTTATAAACACCAGGAACAATTTTCATGATCATTAGTAGAACTCCCTTTAGAATATCCTTTCTCGGCGGTGGAACCGACTACCCCGGTTGGTATCGACAGCATGGGGGTGCAGTATTAGCATCAACCATTGATAAATACTGCTATTTGAGCTGTCGTTACCTACCTCCCTTTTTTGAACACCGAAATAGGGTTGTATGGTCAAAGATTGAGAGTTGCCAAACACTTGAAGAAATCACCCATCCATCTGTTCGCGAAGTATTGAAATATTTGGATATTACCCGAGGGGTAGAAATTCACCACGACGGAGATTTACCAGCGCGCAGTGGTATGGGTTCAAGTTCTGCCTTCACTGTAGGATTGCTTAATGCTCTTTATGCTCTCAAGGGCAATATATCTAGCAAACATCAATTAGTGAAAGAAAGTATTTATATTGAGCAAGAAATTCTCCAAGAAACTGTTGGTTCTCAGGATCAGGTGTCAGCAGCGTATGGAGGGTTTAACCACATTACCTTTCTACCCAATGGCGAAATCTCTGTCAGACCCATTACAATTTCTCAACAACGTTTTGAGGAGTTCAATTCCTATCTCATGCTTTTCTACAGTGGTATTAAACGAACAGCTTCTGATGTTGCTAATAGCTATGTGAATGGTATAGACAGTCGCAAAAGACAACTGCGTATTCTCAAAGATTTAGTCGAAGAAGGTTTGTCTATTATTAACAGTGGTCAAGACTTAGCTAATTTTGGAGAATTACTACATGAAGCTTGGCAAGTAAAACGCAGTTTGAGTGAGAAAGTTTCTAATTCTCACATTGATGGACTTTACGCACAAGCTCGCGCAGCCGGTGCAATTGGTGGTAAGCTGACCGGTGCAGGCGGTGGTGGTTTTTTACTCTTGTTTGTTCCGCCTGATAAGCAAAAAGAGGTTCAAGCAAATTTAAACCATCTGATTCATGTCCCATTCAAACTTGAATTTTCTGGAAGCCAAAT
This genomic window contains:
- a CDS encoding D-glycero-alpha-D-manno-heptose-1,7-bisphosphate 7-phosphatase, which produces MKPKPFVLLDRDGTIIRECHYLSDPNLVELLPSAAEGMRKMQEMGLGIAAITNQSAIGRGYFNLSRLAEIHQRLSALLAAEGVHLDGIYFCPHRPDETCQCRKPKTGMVERAAEELNFDLPSSYVIGDKPCDIELGNNIGATTFLVRTGYGSKFARDGMVNCNYVVDNLLEAATIIEEKLILEKRKMVDAPRS
- a CDS encoding GHMP family kinase ATP-binding protein encodes the protein MIISRTPFRISFLGGGTDYPGWYRQHGGAVLASTIDKYCYLSCRYLPPFFEHRNRVVWSKIESCQTLEEITHPSVREVLKYLDITRGVEIHHDGDLPARSGMGSSSAFTVGLLNALYALKGNISSKHQLVKESIYIEQEILQETVGSQDQVSAAYGGFNHITFLPNGEISVRPITISQQRFEEFNSYLMLFYSGIKRTASDVANSYVNGIDSRKRQLRILKDLVEEGLSIINSGQDLANFGELLHEAWQVKRSLSEKVSNSHIDGLYAQARAAGAIGGKLTGAGGGGFLLLFVPPDKQKEVQANLNHLIHVPFKLEFSGSQIIFFDREVDYSVEATNRQNDSVAVFQELDTLENGVKTLESTSV
- a CDS encoding D-sedoheptulose-7-phosphate isomerase yields the protein MPLEVEEQKERIRNHLLGSIWVKQQVVEQCLDSILIAADLITHTFRLGGKLLLCGNGGSAADCQHMASELVSRLTKAFERPGLPAIALTTDTSYLTAFTNDCGYEGVFERQVQALGKPQDTLIGISTSGNSPNIIRAITKANEREILTIALTGNKGGQLLGIARQSIVVPSTDTQYIQESHLAIEHILCDLVEQQLFG
- a CDS encoding nucleotidyltransferase family protein, with the protein product MTVPELAETQAVILAGGLGTRLRSVVSDRPKVLAKVGDRPFMVYLLEQLSAAGVQKVILCTGYLGDQVQTTFETSSHQLDLIYSQELSPLGTGGALRLALDYIQSDSVLVMNGDSFCEISIGEFWLSHADRQTDVTIALTQVSDTSRYGRVEVDSAGKILNFAEKGNSTSVGWINAGIYLIKRELISEIPRDQVISLEQEILPNWIEHKSVYSYPTQGKFIDIGTPTSYALAQSFLGEEP
- a CDS encoding NAD-dependent epimerase/dehydratase family protein, which produces MKRQVIVTGAAGYLGSVICEHLLDAGYKVSAIDNLAYGKNSLFHLCANPDFDFVRGDARDEEVMQGLIKEADVIIPLAAVVGAPACKRDPWLAKSTNLEAIQLINRLRSPEQLVVYPTTNSGYGTQSGETYCTEETPLEPISLYGQTKVQAEQEVLDSPNAITLRLATVFGMSPRMRLDLLVNHFTYAAVTDGYIVLFEKDFKRNYIHIRDVADCMIHCINNSEKMVGRPYNAGLDAANLSKEELALKVKEYVPNFYLHFAPIGTDPDKRNYIVSNQRLREAGFEAKRSLDEGIQELLKGYRMMGRMPFKNI